In Kazachstania africana CBS 2517 chromosome 4, complete genome, the following are encoded in one genomic region:
- the CAF120 gene encoding Caf120p (similar to Saccharomyces cerevisiae SKG3 (YLR187W) and CAF120 (YNL278W); ancestral locus Anc_1.66), with protein sequence MKRIFSGNKSPKLTVPSNSSSNNAFSPSSSQFSSHSDPSLESLTNTQEYIKSGQLSEELVPMVTLLSSHAHRRYHEGVLLMLHDLKNDGSQAGRVWKELYAVLIGTQLALWPAKELAGSGTADLKKLASKPTYINFMDATIKSMNTVSGISEARNKKLENSLVVSTTLKNRYFLQFSDKETFAHWTAAIRLSLYECRALQEAYTGAFLSSRGAKLSDIRVILASTKFDYEDWVSVRFGTGMPWKRCYAVITQKKGKKKDTFGQINFYEDDKKTKKKNKAMITVTAAQAIYAVYPSAPQLIDDSTIIKLEGTITIENESSSQTSNLFIMPERHNAVAGYDTIVRFLIPAMNAFKLYGRPTKLISNKDDPNSLLFALPVLPHVYYLDVDDLLVTANSSPSTNWDGKDWDRYITDLLQNKCARGYSGCGSTAKLTGAISSPILGSAELFEGSNSAFNNKLSASPTFGPYDRMSNASKSNSSLPKTSTKPVNNSLLREFTLPESSSLNDSQKSVSKIINTANERTNDIYPRNDSHGDMAELPKTSVRKNSPAVIKNDSKNEGIHLPEMPRAGVSNLAWKPTELPAAAPRSPSLNPPAEYNKNIPFNSTPSSNAYGRTGQASKSQSQKFHEISRATINNQPEPNIFNNGNTPSCSQETESSGAKPYPSNDIVTNLAELAVEGENVASGLKKGMKIEITNSTFDKFEKKDQLKIPEKNDHRNTKSELGSIYDNYASDPFGRSSMGEDDELKFTSELLNNNEKDELKARMSNLMSREDTRSSNGDIFATDFVEQSEILEMEKNYTKKTRIEGTKRNHGQENHSYAHEQMPSTEKNPTDKVRQKGLRILNPYAKRSNQEPPKDLDNNRQEPQVHTHEELSQPSQHGHQPPVQLTHHNQRPLTPTQSGVAIPQEDYDPNNARSNYVIPNQGFQKGYPQIQLQRNPQDYQQNYQSAPMRIPPQQYQQHPQMQYYPPPPQQRYYPSPQQQGYQTRQYSSQQQYFPQGPVGPQRHSRPVPRMGPQPIPMPVHPPNNYGSQRPYSPQQIQPQRIMAPNNQKQQQQQQQHGGPRGGGFSQFMPDSNAIKKNPYGS encoded by the coding sequence ATGAAACGTATTTTTTCTGGTAATAAATCACCAAAATTGACTGTACcgtcaaattcttcaagcAACAATGCATTCAGCCCTTCAAGCAGCCAGTTTAGTTCACATTCAGACCCATCTCTTGAAAGTCTGACGAATACTCAAgaatatatcaaatctGGTCAGCTTTCTGAGGAATTAGTTCCCATGGTCACGTTGTTATCAAGTCATGCTCATAGAAGATATCATGAAGGTGTACTTTTAATGTTACATGATCTTAAAAATGATGGATCTCAAGCAGGTAGAGTTTGGAAAGAACTATATGCAGTGTTGATAGGTACACAACTTGCGTTGTGGCCTGCCAAAGAATTGGCCGGAAGTGGCACAGCTgatttaaagaaattagcATCAAAGCCCAcatatatcaattttatggATGCTACTATCAAATCGATGAATACAGTTAGTGGAATTTCAGAAGCGAGAAACAAAAAACTGGAGAATTCTCTTGTGGTATCAACAACATTGAAAAACAGGTATTTTTTACAGTTTAGTGATAAGGAAACATTTGCCCATTGGACCGCTGCCATAAGACTCAGCCTTTACGAGTGTAGGGCTTTACAAGAGGCTTATACTGGTGCTTTTTTATCAAGCAGAGGTGCAAAATTGAGTGATATTAGAGTCATTTTAGcatcaacaaaatttgattatgAAGATTGGGTTAGTGTACGCTTCGGCACTGGTATGCCATGGAAACGTTGCTATGCAGTAATAACACAGAAGAAgggaaaaaagaaagacaCTTTTGGtcaaattaatttttaTGAGGATGATAAAAAGacgaaaaagaaaaataaagcTATGATTACTGTTACAGCTGCACAGGCTATATATGCGGTATACCCATCTGCGCCACAATTGATCGATGATTCTACCATTATTAAATTAGAGGGCACTATAACAATTGAAAACGAATCAAGTTCCCAAACCTCAAATCTATTTATCATGCCAGAAAGACATAATGCTGTAGCTGGTTATGATACAATTGTAAGATTTTTAATACCGGCAATGAATGCATTTAAACTGTATGGCAGACCTACAAAGTTAATTTCTAATAAGGATGATCCAAACTCATTGTTATTTGCCCTCCCGGTACTACCTCATGTGTACTACCTGGATGTGGACGATCTATTGGTAACGGCCAATTCATCCCCTAGTACAAACTGGGACGGTAAGGACTGGGACAGGTATATTACTGACCTATTGCAGAACAAATGTGCTCGTGGGTATTCTGGTTGCGGTTCTACAGCAAAATTAACGGGAGCCATATCATCACCTATCCTTGGCTCTGcagaattatttgaaggaTCAAATTCTGCGTTCAATAATAAGCTGAGTGCGTCTCCTACTTTTGGACCTTATGACAGAATGTCAAACGCTTCTAAGTCGAACTCAAGCTTACCTAAAACTTCAACTAAGCCAGTTAACAATAGTTTATTGAGAGAATTCACACTTCCAGAATCATCAAGTTTAAACGATAGCCAGAAATCTGTATCGAAGATAATTAATACCGCAAATGAGCGAACAAATGATATATATCCTCGTAACGATAGTCATGGTGATATGGCAGAACTTCCAAAGACGTCTGTCCGGAAAAATAGCCCTGCTGttataaaaaatgatagCAAGAATGAAGGAATACATTTGCCTGAAATGCCGAGAGCTGGCGTTAGCAATCTGGCTTGGAAACCTACAGAACTACCCGCTGCAGCACCTAGATCTCCTTCATTAAATCCACCAGCagaatataataaaaatatccCATTCAATAGCACACCATCTTCTAATGCGTATGGAAGAACAGGACAAGCTTCCAAGTCGCAATCGCAGAAATTTCATGAAATATCTAGGGCAACAATCAACAATCAGCCAGAACCAAACATAtttaataatggtaataCGCCTAGCTGTAGCCAAGAAACGGAATCAAGCGGTGCTAAACCATATCCTTCTAATGATATAGTTACTAATTTGGCCGAATTGGCTGTGGAAGGGGAAAATGTTGCTTCAGGTTTGAAGAAGGGAATGAAAATTGAGATAACCAATTCtacatttgataaatttgaaaagaaagatcaattgaaaattccCGAAAAGAACGATCATCGAAATACAAAATCCGAATTAGGCTCAATTTATGACAATTATGCTAGCGATCCGTTCGGTAGATCTTCTATGGGAGAGGATGACGAATTAAAATTCACATCCGaacttttgaataataatgagAAGGATGAGTTAAAAGCTCGAATGAGTAATTTAATGTCAAGAGAGGATACAAGGTCATCTAACGGAGATATCTTTGCTACAGACTTTGTCGAGCAGAgtgaaattttggaaatggAGAAGAATTATACCAAGAAAACTAGAATTGAAGGTACCAAGCGGAATCATGGACAAGAAAACCACAGTTATGCACATGAACAGATGCCTTCAACAGAAAAGAACCCAACAGACAAGGTGCGTCAAAAGGGTTTAAGAATATTGAACCCATATGCAAAGCGCAGTAATCAAGAACCGCCAAAGGATTTGGATAATAATCGTCAAGAGCCACAAGTTCATACACACGAAGAATTATCACAGCCCTCTCAACATGGCCACCAACCACCGGTACAGCTAACACATCATAATCAGCGCCCATTGACACCAACACAGTCTGGTGTTGCTATTCCACAGGAGGACTATGACCCAAACAACGCTCGCAGTAACTACGTAATTCCAAATCAAGGATTCCAAAAGGGTTATCCCCAGATTCAACTGCAGAGAAACCCACAAGACTACCAGCAAAACTATCAATCCGCACCAATGCGAATTCCACCTCAACAATACCAACAACATCCACAGATGCAATATTATCCTCCTCCTCCGCAGCAGAGATACTATCCATCTCCACAGCAGCAGGGTTATCAAACAAGGCAGTATTCGTCACAACAACAATACTTCCCGCAAGGTCCTGTAGGCCCACAACGGCATTCAAGACCTGTACCAAGAATGGGGCCACAACCAATCCCTATGCCAGTGCATCCACCTAACAATTATGGATCTCAACGTCCATATTCGCCACAACAGATACAACCACAGAGAATAATGGCTCCAAACAATCAAaaacagcagcaacaacagcagcagcacGGTGGTCCAAGAGGTGGTGGTTTCTCACAGTTCATGCCGGATTCTAATGCGATTAAGAAAAATCCATATGGTTCTTAa
- the PRM1 gene encoding pheromone-regulated protein PRM1 (similar to Saccharomyces cerevisiae PRM1 (YNL279W); ancestral locus Anc_1.65), which translates to MATFTNYLKLGERLSQVWLNKYTLLLLLAMLKLYFFSKSLDHSLTASKNYILSNCDTIDSLYSNIKTDTPHYIALMGNYLIDKSLEEVVKASLETLSLLVYATEEILNFIIDIYLGTYACLIVSAVDGTVEVATNVTEKLISFVNTTVGTIANDLDDGLEDASEVINKVLSAVSEVESWFTDDDDDDDGSESIAHVNLTISALRNLYIPSSINTKLEELANDVPNFAEVKNLTKEMLSVPFEAVRNDIESTNVSKIIGNQTFLFVPSLDETVSNSSNTCSAHKPLIREVYSDTVASLHTLTLIFIIILAVCAVAALFPVAFSEYRLWKRLVTMRELYISKQDFFTTTDDDYSDSTTLKSVREEPYDVISSYQEAFHRWQTRVAGAFTFLITLGNRKYKGKTREKIQWFVAYISSERALMVLGIGLLALIVCGMQLALIQYMEHKVKGTSISYTYTNTSTNDYFSKDMDIWGQQINSYINSTERNINTQVFGWVEDATESVNTTINTLITEIDNTLADYFNGTLFYKPMKTVVWCVIENKLSTIEKAMTWIHEKAQIDLPKVNVTEIENSLNYQVQNPSSSVNKLVKELIQDMREGVLEILSLAHKTAMTELYIALIIIGVWLLQLPIALIIMLLKMR; encoded by the coding sequence ATGGCAACTTTCACTAATTATCTCAAATTGGGAGAAAGATTATCTCAGGTATGGTTGAATAAATATACGCTATTGCTACTGTTAGCAATGTTGAAGTTGTACTTCTTCTCTAAATCACTTGATCATTCATTGACAGCgtcaaaaaattacattTTATCGAACTGTGATACAATTGATTCACTATATTCGAACATCAAAACGGATACGCCCCATTATATTGCTCTCATGGGCAATTATCTTATAGATAAATCCCTGGAAGAAGTGGTCAAAGCTTCATTAGAGACGCTTTCCCTTTTAGTTTATGCCACTGAAGAAATACTGAACTTTATTATTGACATTTATCTGGGCACTTACGCGTGCTTAATTGTCAGTGCTGTGGATGGTACTGTGGAAGTTGCTACTAATGTCACCGAAAAactaatttcatttgtaaATACTACTGTTGGAACTATTGCTAATGATTTAGATGATGGCCTAGAAGATGCGTCCGAAGTTATAAACAAAGTTTTGAGTGCTGTTTCTGAGGTAGAGTCCTGGTTcactgatgatgatgatgatgacgacgGTTCGGAATCAATTGCACATGTTAACTTGACAATCTCAGctttaagaaatttataCATCCCGTCATCAATCAATACTAAACTGGAGGAATTGGCCAACGATGTACCAAACTTTGCAGAAGTAAAAAATCTGACAAAAGAAATGCTTTCTGTCCCATTTGAAGCAGTTAGAAATGACATAGAGTCCACCAAtgtatcaaaaattatagGCAATCaaacatttttatttgtacCGTCATTAGATGAAACTGTAAGCAATAGTTCAAATACTTGTTCAGCACATAAGCCACTTATACGTGAAGTTTATAGTGATACAGTCGCTTCACTCCATACTTTGACCCTtatctttatcattatATTAGCAGTCTGTGCAGTAGCTGCGCTTTTTCCAGTAGCATTCAGTGAATATAGGCTGTGGAAAAGACTTGTTACCATGAGAGAACTTTACATAAGCAAACAAGACTTTTTCACTACAACCGATGATGATTATTCTGACTCAACAACTTTAAAATCTGTGAGAGAAGAGCCATATGATGTTATATCAAGCTATCAAGAAGCATTCCATAGATGGCAAACTAGAGTAGCTGGTGCCTTCACGTTTTTAATAACATTGGGTAATAGAAAGTATAAGGGTAAGACAAGAGAGAAAATACAATGGTTTGTCGCATATATTTCGTCTGAGCGTGCGTTGATGGTACTCGGAATAGGTCTACTTGCATTGATAGTTTGTGGAATGCAGTTAGCTTTAATCCAATATATGGAACATAAAGTGAAGGGCACATCCATCAGTTACACATACACAAATACAAGCACAAACGATTACTTTTCCAAGGATATGGATATCTGGGGTCAACAAATCAACTCTTACATCAATTCTacagaaagaaatataaacACACAAGTGTTTGGATGGGTTGAAGATGCCACAGAGTCCGTTAATACCACGATAAACACATTAATCACAGAAATTGACAATACCTTAGCGGATTATTTCAATGGGACATTATTTTACAAACCAATGAAAACGGTCGTGTGGTGCGTCATTGAAAACAAACTCAGTACCATAGAAAAGGCTATGACATGGATTCATGAAAAGGCGCAGATTGACCTTCCCAAAGTCAATGTTacagaaattgaaaactcATTAAATTATCAGGTACAAAACCCTTCAAGTTCTGTTAATAAACTTGTTAAAGAACTCATACAGGATATGCGTGAAGGTGTGTTAGAAATTCTATCTCTTGCACACAAGACTGCTATGACCGAACTGTACATTGCATTAATTATAATAGGTGTTTGGCTCTTACAACTTCCTATAGCTCTCATAATAATGCTACTAAAGATGAGGTAA
- the EMG1 gene encoding 18S rRNA pseudouridine methyltransferase (similar to Saccharomyces cerevisiae EMG1 (YLR186W); ancestral locus Anc_1.64): MVEDSRVRDAMRNGEEKALPASLVPQAPPVLTSKDKVTQRLIVVLSMASLETYKISSSGPGGDKYALLNCDDHQGILKKMGRDISEVRPDITHQCLLTLLDSPINKAGKLQVYIQTSRGVLVEVNPTVRIPRTFKRFSGLMVQLLHKLSIRSVNSEEKLLKVIKNPITDHLPTKCRKITLSFDAPVIRVQDYIEKLDSDESVCVFVGAMARGKDNFADEFVDEKVGLSNYPLSASVACSKFCHGAEDAWNIL, encoded by the coding sequence ATGGTTGAGGATTCGAGAGTTAGAGATGCCATGAGAAATGGTGAAGAGAAGGCACTTCCAGCCTCCTTGGTTCCCCAGGCCCCACCTGTTTTGACATCTAAAGATAAAGTCACACAAAGATTAATTGTCGTTCTATCGATGGCTTCATTAGAAACCTACAAGATATCGTCATCTGGGCCGGGTGGTGACAAATATGCATTGTTAAATTGTGACGATCACCAAGGTattctgaagaagatggGCAGAGATATCAGTGAAGTGAGACCAGATATTACTCACCAATGTTTATTGACTTTATTAGATTCTCCTATAAATAAAGCAGGTAAGCTACAGGTGTACATTCAAACGAGTCGAGGTGTTCTTGTCGAAGTTAACCCTACCGTCCGCATACCTAGAACTTTTAAAAGGTTTTCTGGGTTAATGGTCCAATTATTACATAAGCTATCTATCAGATCCGTTAACTCAGAAGAGAAGCTTTTGAAAGTCATTAAAAACCCTATAACTGACCATTTACCAACCAAATGTCGTAAGATTACACTGTCGTTTGATGCTCCAGTGATCCGTGTCCAAGATTACATCGAAAAATTAGATTCAGATGAAAGTGTATGTGTTTTCGTTGGTGCTATGGCTAGAGGTAAGGATAATTTTGCTGATGAATTTGTAGACGAAAAAGTGGGTCTATCTAATTATCCATTATCCGCTTCTGTGGCATGTTCGAAGTTCTGTCACGGTGCTGAAGATGCATGGAATATCTTATAG
- the LCD1 gene encoding Lcd1p (similar to Saccharomyces cerevisiae LCD1 (YDR499W); ancestral locus Anc_1.63): MDDFSSSDDDDLLQELIKRPSRYTQVSSTQTQVAQTQEPLWQTNAQKGKIDGHNTNQIKYDAAEAQLLKAQGEASMLRDKIALLNAEKEKDRLVQANNVHELKASFQQDINKLSLLIQKLEDRKKFLAIENKSLLSKKILPASSPSTSSLKKDSSSSSRSPLAKKRKIESDDLLKKQFVPLNPNKIVSDETSDFFDSIVSHRIAGSELPTIEILNVIKFQYIDSFHFKTFHILKDESIGKSIINMILRCKKSMSLDRCIDTLLENLAVLIKEISFHAKESKLTVPFLVALMHQVITFRPSAVPNLALKDLFLFICDLIKRYQRVLKQSLHKSPFDLDFEPQIFQYKFIENLIVFYSFDVLETSVRILQSHPNVVFSDFLDSEVLSSFEAVYKLSLTISFKPVLNVIFNTVEILSILANILVTYDKQNDEDFLIPSSWWKDVITRLYHVLSKSIINANVYDSDDVNILSNNKFNDIYSLCRNTGENRLGNLVSKLVHKDKLQGIPRVISKDDIPSLESDKVNFQFERWAFHLKSLILNVFENIIMIYPNDNNTGRGEMFVNLSTLISKEQEAMINRGIGQDSPNLAIKVRFIENILAIIYQLWIQSSAQISQEQMKETKHKLAMALWRIIVSQQDGHSKNMLELKDHCHLVEKFHNLSLLEQVSYYDDALETTPEYVAQELRDELKNRSLGVMQVKYGDVYQEMAKNILESELGSFASMEESDSLYMAMGL, from the coding sequence ATGGACGATTTTTCATCCTCTGACGATGACGACTTGCTTCAGGAATTGATCAAGAGACCATCTAGATATACACAGGTATCCTCAACACAGACACAGGTTGCGCAGACTCAAGAACCCCTATGGCAGACTAATGCACAAAAAGGGAAAATCGATGGTCATAAtacaaatcaaataaagtATGATGCCGCTGAAGCACAATTACTCAAGGCACAAGGTGAAGCTAGTATGCTTAGAGATAAAATTGCTCTCTTGAATGctgaaaaagagaaagataGGTTGGTACAAGCAAATAACGTACATGAATTGAAGGCATCATTTCAACAGGACATCAATAAGCTAAGCTTAttgatccaaaaattggaggatagaaaaaaatttctagcaattgaaaacaaaagTTTATTGTCCAAGAAAATTCTGCCAGCCTCATCACCATCGACATCATCTCTCAAGAAGGATTCCTCGAGTTCATCAAGGTCTCCATTAGCCAAAAAGCgcaaaattgaaagtgatgATCTTCTGAAGAAACAGTTTGTTCCTTTGAACCCAAATAAAATAGTATCCGATGAAACATCggatttttttgattctaTAGTATCTCACAGGATTGCTGGATCAGAATTGCCAACGATTGAGATATTAAATgttatcaaatttcaatacaTAGATAGTTTTCACTTCAAAACTTTCcatattttaaaagatgAATCCATAGGAAAATCAATAATCAACATGATATTAAGATGTAAAAAAAGCATGAGTCTCGACAGATGTATTGATAcattattggaaaatttagCTGTCTTAATCAAGGAAATTTCTTTCCACGCAAAAGAGTCAAAACTAACTGTACCGTTTTTAGTAGCTTTGATGCATCAAGTTATCACATTTAGGCCAAGTGCTGTCCCTAATTTAGCTTTAAAAGACCTTTTTCTGTTTATTTGTGATTTAATCAAGAGGTACCAACGTGTGCTTAAGCAATCATTACATAAATCGCCGTTTGATTTGGATTTCGAACCccaaattttccaatataaattcattgaaaaccTAATTGTGTTCTACTCATTTGATGTTCTGGAAACATCAGTGAGGATTCTACAATCTCATCCAAATGTAGTTTTTTCCGATTTCTTAGACTCAGAAGTCCTTTCATCCTTCGAAGCAGTTTATAAATTGTCACTAACGATATCTTTTAAGCCTGTTTTGaatgtcattttcaatactgTAGAAATTTTAAGCATCCTAGCGAATATATTGGTAACGTATGACAAGCAAAATGACGAGGATTTTTTGATTCCATCATCCTGGTGGAAAGATGTGATCACAAGACTCTATCATGTCCTTTCAAAGTCGATAATAAATGCAAATGTTTATGATTCTGATGATGTCaatattctttcaaataataaatttaatgatatttaCAGCTTGTGTAGGAATACAGGAGAAAATCGTCTTGGTAACTTGGTGTCGAAACTGGTCCACAAAGATAAGCTTCAAGGTATTCCAAGAGTAATATCTAAGGATGACATTCCATCTTTAGAAAGCGACAAagtaaattttcaatttgaaaggtGGGCctttcatttgaaaagcCTGATTCTCAATgtctttgaaaatataataatgatatatCCAAATGATAACAATACTGGCAGAGGAGAAATGTTCGTGAATTTATCTacattgatttcaaaagaacAAGAGGCAATGATCAATAGAGGTATTGGACAGGATTCTCCTAATTTAGCAATCAAGGTGAGATTTATTGAGAATATTCTTGCCATCATCTATCAACTTTGGATACAAAGTTCTGCACAAATATCGCAAGaacaaatgaaagaaaCTAAGCATAAACTAGCTATGGCGTTGTGGAGGATTATCGTCTCTCAACAAGATGGCCACTCAAAAAATATGCTAGAGCTGAAAGACCATTGTCATttagttgaaaaattccataACTTAAGTTTACTTGAGCAAGTTTCATATTACGATGATGCTTTAGAAACAACTCCTGAATATGTCGCCCAAGAACTTCGTGACGAGTTGAAAAACCGGTCTTTGGGTGTTATGCAAGTTAAGTATGGCGATGTCTATCAAGAAATGGCTAAAAATATACTAGAGTCTGAGTTGGGTAGTTTTGCATCCATGGAAGAATCTGATTCGTTGTACATGGCAATGGGCCTCTAG
- the PLM2 gene encoding Plm2p (similar to Saccharomyces cerevisiae PLM2 (YDR501W) and TOS4 (YLR183C); ancestral locus Anc_1.61): MAHQFPPSSPAAFRTSNRDLIDVDVGNYPSQLSSEDYLLEKSRAHYLTEHPNSVFKHSQNNNYPSPGPSSSMHIPSSPIKNANNSKLKAPSVVKKLSNSSTYIELDPYNTSRLTIGRKRSVCDIILPSKKNISRQHAFITYIHETNKVILECNGTNGIIIKLPTGIDFYLIKPDDTKPVFELVSKENSFSSIVQKFSSEQNKLLIKSRNLTSFALLKGEKVLMPFIKETIIDFRQVQIILKLQNIETDFYSNTSRNLCHDDNATETDAEMTFLNAKSDDFHSVALTPSKRLIPVVHSPSTEKNESCRSEPSSPESETDIVVNTMTPRTFPSGVLPNTPIKIRKEGIRSSNFETPVRSQDKMAIKVSQFPNLDFTNNSNCMTIYSLLKKGDTMKSNSSVRSPFQDSKTECKEMNKKCQASSPPESSIIASVEALQSDNCGNVTKMHNASCNKSIKVNRESELPQKIVKPKRQQIKKGIKKNIERKTNEEILQHMGDRGTNCGELQRILSNYLAFSTIQQTPLSLLWKINPAISSLKRDELHALLMADKSIGIIRRYGKDAANKPLEEEYYYDIENDRDKDRRDLLISLKGGRNGIRSCRKTHKQYYWKKPAK, translated from the coding sequence ATGGCACATCAATTCCCACCATCATCTCCAGCAGCATTTAGAACCTCGAATAGGGACTTGATAGACGTCGATGTAGGGAATTATCCTTCACAATTATCTTCAGAGGATTACTTACTAGAGAAATCAAGGGCACATTATTTGACTGAGCATCCTAACTCTGTATTTAAGCACTcacaaaataataattatcCAAGTCCAGGCCCTTCCTCTAGTATGCATATTCCTTCTTCACCAATTAAAAATGCCAACAATAGCAAGCTGAAAGCGCCATCCGTAGTAAAAAAGTTGTCCAACTCAAGTACTTACATTGAATTAGATCCATACAATACTTCACGTCTGACGATAGGGCGTAAACGTTCCGTTTGTGATATCATTTTACCCAGtaagaagaatatttctAGGCAGCATGCTTTCATAACATACATACATGAGACTAATAAAGTTATTTTAGAGTGTAACGGTACCAATGGAATAATTATTAAATTACCCACTGGGATAGATTTCTATTTGATAAAACCAGATGATACCAAGCCAGTTTTCGAGTTGGTTTCCAAAGAAAACAGCTTTTCTTCTATAGTGCAGAAATTCTCTAGtgaacaaaataaattacTAATTAAGAGTCGAAACCTAACTTCTTTCGCCCTTTTGAAAGGTGAAAAGGTCCTGATGCcatttattaaagaaactATCATTGACTTCAGGCAGGTTCAGATAATTCTCAAGctccaaaatattgaaacagATTTTTACTCGAATACTTCAAGAAACCTTTGCCATGATGATAATGCGACCGAAACTGATGCCGAAATGACATTTTTAAATGCAAAAAGTGATGATTTTCATTCCGTTGCATTGACACCTTCGAAAAGGTTGATTCCCGTCGTACATTCACCATCGACAGAGAAGAATGAAAGTTGTAGGTCGGAGCCCTCTTCCCCTGAAAGCGAAACTGATATAGTTGTAAACACAATGACTCCACGAACTTTCCCAAGTGGTGTTTTGCCTAATACACCAATAAAGATTAGGAAAGAGGGTATACGCTCGTCGAATTTTGAGACGCCTGTCAGATCACAAGACAAGATGGCGATAAAAGTGTCTCAATTCCCTAATTTGGATTTTACAAATAATTCCAATTGTATGACTATATACAgtttattgaagaaaggCGATACtatgaaatcaaattccTCGGTGAGATCGCCTTTTCAGGATTCAAAGACTGAGTGTAAAGaaatgaacaaaaaatgCCAGGCAAGTTCTCCCCCAGAAAGCAGTATCATAGCGAGCGTTGAAGCATTACAGTCCGATAATTGTGGAAACGTTACTAAAATGCATAACGCGTCTTGCAATAAATCTATTAAGGTCAATCGAGAATCGGAGCTTCCTCAAAAGATTGTGAAGCCAAAGAGGCAGCAAATTAAAAAAGgaataaaaaagaatattgaGAGAAAAAcgaatgaagaaattttgcaaCACATGGGAGATCGTGGAACTAACTGTGGTGAGCTCCAGCgcattttatcaaattacTTAGCGTTTTCAACAATTCAACAAACAccattatctttattatgGAAAATCAATCCTGCCATTTCGAGCTTGAAAAGAGATGAACTACATGCTCTGTTAATGGCAGATAAATCAATTGGCATAATCAGACGCTATGGTAAGGATGCTGCGAACAAACCTTTGGAGGAAGAATACTATTATGATATAGAAAATGACCGTGATAAAGATAGAAGAGATCTACTAATATCTTTGAAGGGAGGAAGAAATGGCATAAGATCTTGTAGGAAAACTCATAAACAATATTACTGGAAGAAACCAGCGAAATGA